In Phlebotomus papatasi isolate M1 chromosome 1, Ppap_2.1, whole genome shotgun sequence, the following proteins share a genomic window:
- the LOC129803586 gene encoding 6-phosphogluconate dehydrogenase, decarboxylating, producing the protein MAQKADIALIGLAVMGQNLILNMNDHGFVVCAFNRTVDKVQQFLNNEAKGTKVIGATSLQDMVSKLKTPRKVMLLVKAGSAVDAFIQQLVPLLSPGDVIIDGGNSEYQDTTRRCEELEKKGLLFVGSGVSGGEEGARNGPSLMPGGHEKAWPLIKDIFQAICAKADGEPCCDWVGDGGAGHFVKMVHNGIEYGDMQLICEAYDLMKALGMSQKEMAEAFDEWNRSELDSFLIEITRDILNFKDDKGYLLERIRDTAGQKGTGKWTAVAALNYGVPVTLIGEAVFSRCLSALKDERVNASRHLKGPSGSASVGDRAEFLKHIKNALYCSKIVSYTQGFMLMREAAREFNWRLNYGGIALMWRGGCIIRSVFLGNIKEAFTRNPNLTNLLLDDFFRKEVTRCQDSWRQVVSKAVLWGVPVPALSAALAFYDGYRSDRLPANLLQAQRDYFGAHTYELLGQEGTFHHTNWTGTGGNVSASTYQA; encoded by the exons ATGGCTCA gaaagctgATATTGCCCTGATTGGTTTGGCCGTGATGGGTCAGAATTTGATCCTCAATATGAATGACCATGGATTTGTGGTCTGTGCTTTCAACAGGACCGTTGACAAGGTGCAGCAGTTCCTCAATAATGAGGCCAAAGGAACAAAGGTCATCGGAGCCACTTCCCTCCAGGACATGGTGTCCAAGCTCAAGACACCCCGCAAAGTGATGCTCCTTGTAAAAG CTGGCAGTGCTGTAGATGCCTTCATCCAGCAATTGGTGCCCCTTCTGTCACCAGGAGATGTTATCATTGATGGTGGGAATTCTGAATATCAGGATACAACGAGACGTTGTGAGGAATTGGAGAAAAAGGGGCTTCTTTTTGTTGGCTCGGGAGTGAGTGGTGGCGAGGAAGGTGCTCGCAATGGTCCATCATTGATGCCTGGAGGTCATGAGAAGGCTTGGCCTCTGATTAAGGACATCTTCCAGGCGATCTGTGCCAAAGCTGATGGGGAACCATGTTGCGATTGGGTGGGAGACGGAGGAGCTGGACATTTTGTCAAGATGGTTCACAATGGGATTGAGTATGGAGACATGCAGCTCATCTGCGAAGCTTATGATCTGATGAAAGCCCTGGGAATGAGTCAAAAGGAGATGGCTGAGGCATTTGATGAATGGAATCGTAGTGAATTGGATTCATTTCTTATTGAGATCACTCGGGATATTCTCAATTTCAAGGATGACAAGGGGTATTTGTTGGAGAGAATTCGAGATACTGCTGGTCAGAAGGGGACAGGAAAGTGGACAGCTGTGGCTGCTTTGAATTATGGGGTCCCGGTGACTTTGATTGGCGAAGCAGTTTTCTCGAGATGTCTGTCAGCCCTGAAGGATGAGAGAGTTAATGCCAGTCGCCACTTGAAGGGTCCTTCTGGATCAGCATCTGTTGGTGATCGTGCTGAATTTCTCAAGCACATCAAGAATGCTCTGTATTGCTCCAAGATTGTGTCATATACCCAGGGATTTATGTTGATGCGCGAAGCTGCCCGGGAATTCAATTGGCGCCTCAATTATGGAGGAATTGCTCTGATGTGGCGTGGTGGATGTATTATTCGCAGTGTCTTCCTGGGAAATATCAAGGAGGCCTTCACACGCAATCCCAATCTCACGAATCTCCTTCTCGATGACTTTTTCCGCAAGGAAGTTACTCGGTGCCAGGATTCGTGGCGTCAGGTGGTGAGTAAAGCTGTTCTCTGGGGTGTTCCTGTGCCAGCTCTCTCAGCTGCCCTTGCCTTCTATGATGGCTACAGATCTGATCGTCTACCGGCAAACCTTCTGCAGGCCCAGAGGGATTACTTTGGTGCCCACACTTACGAACTCCTTGGTCAGGAGGGAACATTCCATCATACAAATTGGACAGGAACTGGCGGAAATGTTTCTGCCAGTACATACCAGGCAtaa
- the LOC129803834 gene encoding LYR motif-containing protein 4 encodes MSSKSKVLSLYKTMLRESQKFSSYNYREYARRRIKDAFRDNKDLSDAQSIQNQLKYADENLQVIRRQALIGDLYKTDRLVIEK; translated from the exons ATGAGTTCTAAATCCAAAGTACTATCCCTCTACAAGACAATGCTGAGGGAATCTCAGAAATTCTCCTCCTACAACTACAG AGAATACGCCAGGCGAAGGATAAAGGATGCTTTCAGAGATAATAAAGATCTCTCAGATGCCCAATCAATACAGAATCAATTGAAATATGCTGATGAAAATCTCCAAGTAATCCGGCGACAG GCTCTAATTGGTGATCTGTACAAGACCGATAGGCTGGTAATTGAGAAGTAA